A part of Deltaproteobacteria bacterium genomic DNA contains:
- a CDS encoding TlpA disulfide reductase family protein, producing the protein MGHSVSAYNYETFNRSESSAKAGDFTARLRAGEEAPDFTLPTLEGEQVRLSAFKGSKHVLLEFGSITUPPFVGEVSPLNEMYRNYRDKGFEFFTIYVREPHPGENYGPHKDFEQKLEFARQCRDQDGIENPLLVDDLEGTVHRLYGVLPNMVYIVSKEGRIVYKAMWTDHDEIRVVLDNLVMADELRAQGVRLKPSVTEKINFIPAQYAGGLREKVFDRAGPKAWQDYQSTFGG; encoded by the coding sequence ATGGGTCACTCGGTCAGCGCCTACAACTACGAAACCTTCAACCGGTCGGAAAGCTCGGCCAAGGCCGGCGACTTCACCGCGCGCCTGCGGGCCGGGGAGGAGGCTCCGGACTTCACCCTTCCGACCCTGGAAGGCGAACAGGTCCGGCTCTCGGCGTTCAAGGGCAGCAAGCACGTGCTGCTGGAGTTCGGCAGCATCACCTGACCGCCCTTCGTGGGCGAGGTCTCGCCCCTCAACGAAATGTACCGGAACTATCGGGACAAGGGCTTCGAGTTCTTCACCATCTACGTGCGCGAGCCCCATCCGGGAGAGAACTACGGTCCGCACAAGGACTTCGAGCAGAAGCTCGAATTCGCGCGCCAGTGCCGGGACCAGGACGGCATCGAGAACCCGCTGCTGGTGGACGACCTGGAGGGCACCGTGCACCGGCTGTACGGCGTCCTCCCCAACATGGTCTACATCGTCAGCAAGGAAGGCCGCATCGTCTACAAGGCCATGTGGACCGACCACGACGAGATCCGGGTGGTGCTGGACAACCTCGTCATGGCCGACGAACTGCGCGCCCAGGGCGTCCGCCTCAAGCCCTCCGTCACGGAAAAGATCAACTTCATCCCCGCCCAGTACGCCGGCGGCCTCCGCGAAAAGGTCTTCGACCGCGCCGGCCCCAAGGCGTGGCAGGACTACCAGTCGACGTTCGGGGGGTAA
- the rluD gene encoding 23S rRNA pseudouridine(1911/1915/1917) synthase RluD — translation MNTTTQDPAPQIRLTVPQALHGKRLDAALAALLPEQSRSRLQRLVRDGHVRLDDRVPECSDKVAAGARIELEIPEPAEVSWKAQPIPLEIVHEDDSLLVINKPPGMVVHPGAGNPEGTLLNAVMHHAPSLETVPRAGIVHRLDKDTSGLLVVAKTDAVRLRLVRELQARRIKREYLALVRGVVRDGGSVTAPIGRHPVHRTRMSVHRRGKEATSHYTVKGAYRGHTLLLVRLESGRTHQIRVHMAHIGHPVVGDPVYGGRGGAGIKGQGPRVTELLRAFRRQALHAERLGLRHPETGVSMEWTAPMPEDMRALVEALAEDARS, via the coding sequence ATGAACACGACGACTCAAGACCCTGCACCCCAGATCCGCCTGACAGTGCCCCAGGCCCTCCACGGCAAACGCCTGGACGCGGCGCTGGCGGCCCTCCTGCCGGAACAGTCGCGCTCTCGCCTCCAGCGGCTCGTGCGCGACGGGCACGTCCGCCTCGACGACCGCGTCCCGGAATGCTCGGACAAGGTTGCGGCGGGAGCCCGCATCGAGCTGGAGATCCCGGAGCCCGCCGAGGTTTCCTGGAAAGCGCAGCCCATCCCGCTGGAAATCGTCCACGAAGACGATTCCCTGCTGGTGATCAACAAGCCACCGGGCATGGTGGTTCACCCGGGAGCAGGCAATCCCGAGGGCACCCTGCTCAACGCCGTCATGCACCACGCTCCCTCGCTTGAGACCGTGCCGCGCGCCGGCATCGTGCACCGGCTGGACAAGGACACCTCGGGCCTCCTGGTGGTGGCCAAGACCGACGCCGTGCGCCTGCGCCTGGTCCGGGAGCTGCAGGCACGGCGCATCAAGCGGGAATACCTGGCGCTGGTTCGCGGCGTCGTCCGCGACGGCGGCTCCGTCACGGCGCCCATCGGCAGGCACCCGGTCCACCGCACCCGCATGTCGGTGCACCGGCGCGGCAAGGAAGCCACCAGCCATTACACCGTGAAGGGCGCCTACCGCGGCCACACCCTGCTCCTGGTACGGCTGGAATCCGGCCGCACTCACCAGATCCGAGTGCACATGGCCCACATCGGACACCCCGTGGTGGGCGATCCGGTGTACGGCGGGCGCGGCGGCGCCGGCATCAAGGGCCAGGGGCCGCGGGTCACGGAGCTGTTGCGCGCCTTCCGACGGCAGGCCCTGCACGCGGAGCGGCTCGGCCTCCGCCACCCGGAAACAGGCGTGTCCATGGAATGGACGGCGCCCATGCCGGAGGACATGCGGGCGCTCGTGGAGGCCCTCGCGGAAGACGCGCGTTCATGA